In the genome of Paenibacillus pabuli, the window CAGGCATCAACATCACATATCAATCGGATCGGGGAGTGTTTAAGCTTCAGGTTTTTGGCACTACCAAGAGCCGAATTCATGTACCGGATACGGAATCATTCAAAATCGAGAAACTGGATGTGCGCGGTCATGAGGCTTATTATATTTCGAATGCTGAGAACAGACAATTGATCTGGATCGAAGAAGATGCGGGTGGTAAGGCATTGCAATATGAGATCGTAGGAAGCGATATGTCGCAAGAATGGGTACTGAATATCGCTGAATCCATGATCGAATGACAAACAAACCTGAAACGATCAAGCAGCAAGCGGATTCTGTCCTTAGTTGGATATTAATTTCTTTAAACGATATGGGAAAAAAATGATGTGTTTATGCTTGTAATCTGGAAAACATTTCTATGATGAATTTTACATAAAAGCAATGTAGAATTCATTAAATTCCACACGTCCTTTTATATACTTAGTTTGTTTGACTCAGCGAACTAAAAGGACTAGGTGGTCGTTAACATGTTGAAAAAACGAGACTTGCACGAATGCCACTCACTGTATGATTTTATGGTGGACTCCGCTGTTTATCCATACGTTCGTCATAAGTGCCAATCTTATGATGAATATGTATTTGCGACCAAACAGGTGATTGATGAAGAAGAACAACACACATGTATTTCCAGAACAATCCTTAATGAGCTGGGACATCCCATCGGAACCATCGATTTATATCACATTGAACATAAGACAGGTTTTCTTGCGACATGGATTGGGGCTCCTTTTTTTGGAAAAGGGTATAATCAAAGAGCAAAAGAAGCCTTTTTTGCCGAGTTGTTTCTTCAACATGAAATTGAAACGGTATTTCTTAAAATTCGGAAACAAAACATTCGATCCAAGAAAGCAGTTGGAAAATTGCCGTATATCAAACTAGCAAATGAGATATACCGCGAAGTTTATACGTCAATAAACAATACGGAACTAATTTATGATTTGTATTACGTGAATCGTTCTGACTTCATAACAATTGAAAAGATGCATCATGTGGTTGCTACGTAACAACTAAAACGGTTTTTGATATCTATTCAAATGAAATCCCGCCAGGTCTGTCCTGTCGGGATTATTATTATTTTCTTTGATATTCCATAATTATGTTGATAGGAAACAATAAGTAGGGGTGCAGGAATATGGAAATTAAGGTCGAAAGAAGAGATATAAGCAAGAGTTCAACAACGCTATAAGCAAGTCGCAAAGTAATTTAATTCTGGGGTGATGTAATGGAGATCAAAAAAATAGAGAATCTATCCAATGAAGATTGGCTTCAACTTGGAAGCTTTGGTTATAAATCCACTCAAAAATATGAGCTTACCAAAAAGGAGACACAAGGTTCTTTTAGTATGCATTTAACGTTAATAAATCTGGATGACATCTACGAAAAAGAAGAATTGAACAGTACAGATGATTTGGAACGATATGAAGAAATTATGAAGATGGGATTTTCTTATGGAATATATATAGATGGGAAAATCATAGCGCTCGCCATTTCCGAACCACAAACTTGGAATAATACACTGATGATATGGCATCTTCAGGTGAATGAAAAATACATAAGAAAAGGATATGGGAGACTGTTGATCAATAAAGTGAATGAGATTGCCCACGAACAAGGCTTAAGAGCGATCACGTTAGAAACCCAGAATACGAACGTTCCAGCCATTCATTTTTACATGCGATGTGGTTATCAAATAGAAGGAATTGATGTATCACTATATTCAAATAATCATAGCCAAAACGAAGAAATAGCTCTGTATATGAGAAAGAAGATCCAATAAGAGTAACTAGGTATCACCTTGAAATCGCTTAAATTTATGATGTTTGGTGAGGAGAGGGTTTGCATAATTACGCTCAGAAAAATAACACTGGATAACAGACGTTCTATATTTAACTTGGAAGTTTCAGAAGAGCAGCGTCAATATGTTGCATCAAACCTTTCAAGTGTAGCATCATGTTATGTTCTTGCAACCAATGGCGGCTCACCGTTTCCACTTGCAATTTACGCAGATGAGCAGCCTGTAGGTTTTGTAATGATAACCTACGGAATCACGGGTTATGATCTTCCTGTCATTGCTGATAATAACTATTGTATTTTGCGACTGATGATTGACAAGCAGCATCAGAGCATGGGCTATGGCCGGGAAGCGTTAAAGAAAATATTGGAGTTTATTCGAACTTTCCCAGCTGGTCCTGCACGTTATTGTTGGATTCCGTATAGTCCTGATAACTTGGCTGCCAAAAAGCTATATGAGAGCTTTGGATTCCATGAAAACGGTGAAGTGTGCCATGACGAGCTCATAACAGTAGTGGAACTTTGACTTCTATTTTTAGATGAGAATTTTATAACAAAATTTCAAACTCAGTCTAATAGCTTTTGCTTTCCTGTGACGTAAAGTAGAAGTTCAATAGTTGTATTTTTTTACCACACATGATAACGTGATATTAAAACCAACTATTTTAGTTGGAAATGTATTTTGGAGGTATAATCATGACTAATATCGCGAAGAATCTCACAGATCTGATTGGAAATACACCACTATTAGAGCTTTCTAATTTTGCGAGAAGACATCAAGTTGATGCGAAGATCATTGCCAAACTGGAATACTTTAATCCAGCAGGTAGTGTAAAAGATAGAATCGGATATGGAATGATTAAAGACGCTCAAGAGAAGGGGTTAATTAACCAAAATTCAGTGATAATAGAACCGACCAGCGGTAATACAGGTGTAGGACTTGCATTTGCAGCAGCAGCATTAGGATACAGATTAATCATAACACTTCCTGAGAGTTTCAGTGTAGAACGTAGGAAGCTTTTGATTGCTCTGGGAGCGGAACTAGTTCTTACACCTGCCACAGAAGGAATGTCTGGAGCCATCAAAAAGGCTGAAGAAATTGCGGCTACAATCCCTAACTCATTTATACCTCAACAGTTTAAAAATCCAGCAAATCCACAAGTACATAAGGTAACAACCGCAGAAGAGATTTGGAGAGATACCGAAGGCAAAGTGGATATTTTTATTGGTGGAGTTGGTACAGGTGGGACCATATCTGGAGTTGGCGAAGCACTTAAACAAAGAAAAGAAGATGTGAAAATTATAGCTGTAGAGCCTTCAGATTCCCCGGTACTTTCTGGAGGAACTAAAGGCGTGCATACCATTCAAGGAATTGGTGCCGGTTTTGTTCCCGACAATTTTAATAGAACTGTCGTTGATGAGATCGTACAGGTAAGAAATGAAGATGCATTTGAAACAGCTCGTTTTTTAGCTAAATCCGAAGGATTATTAGTTGGCATTTCATCTGGTGCAGCTGCATATGCAGCAGTACAAATTGCAAAAAGGTCAGAGAATAAAAATAAAAGTATAGTTGTTCTGTTCCCAGATACAGGGGAACGATATTTATCAACAGACCTTTATCCAGAAGCATAAGATGAAAATATTAACCTGCCCTCACCGCTTAAAAGCATCGTTGCCGTTTCTTTGAAGAATTTAAACTGGTGAGGGCATGGATTCACAAACGTAATATGCAACCTCGGAAATCGGTAAGTCTTGGAGGTAGTTTCGGTGACGAAAAAGCGGAAAATAGTAGTTGCTTTATCACTCATTGTATCTGGAATTATTGGTTTATATTTAATATTGAATCAATATATAGTGCTTGATCGAACGAGTCAAGAATTAGGTATTTATGATTTCGTTTCATCCCAAGCTGATGTGGAGGTTTTAGTTGAAGGAACAGGTAAACAAAATATACTAGGAGACAGAGTCTCTACCAAGATAAAAATTGTAAACATCTTGTTTAACAACACCTCCAGTAATCTTGTTGAGGGAAGTGAAATTGAAGCTAATGAGTATTTAGTAGTGCATCATAATAGACAAGTGAGTGGACTGCAATGGACCCCGGGAAGAAGTATCTTCAGTATGGGCACAAGCTACAAACGGTTGAAGAAAGGTGAACAAAGAACAATTCACTTAAAACTTAATAAAGAAACAAATCAATTTTGGATAATGCCTGAAGAGTTAATTATTCAATGAATTTAAGGCTAATCAATGAAGTTATGGAAGGTACATTCAATTCAATCTATATCAGTCGTAGTGACGGAAAAATAGTATAAGGGTGAATGCAATGACTGTTGGAAAAAAGGTTTTTGTTTTAAAGGATGAGTCACGTATTGATCCGATAAGTAAGGAAACTAGAGAAGTGCTCATTAGTATATACTACCCTTCCAATCCCGTGGAGCATGAGTCGAAGTATATTTCGTTATTTGAGCCTAATATCTCTTCCGCTGTTGATATGCTCTCTAGTATGGGAGTGGATAAGGATTATATATGTAATCTGGATACAAAAATACATAATGATGAGAGTGTTGATATTGCTGCTAAAAACTGTCCCGTTATTTTTGTAGCTCCGGCTTTTGGTGTCGTTAGAGATATGTATTCCTTTTGTGTAGAACATTTAGTGGAGTGCGGATTTGTTGTCATTACTATAGGAGCCACTCATGAATCTATATTTTCCATTTTTCCTGACGGTCGCTTTGTCCAGCAATCCAAAGAAATATCCGAAATAGACAGTTTAGATATTCATTCTTGGAAACAATTATTGAAGCTTAGAGTTGAAGATATCAGTTGGGTTTTGAAAAATGTAGATAAGGTCTTGGATTCAGATAAGGATCTTAGGGCCATAGTGGATGTGAATGAAATGGGGATCATTGGTCATTCATTAGGTGGGGCTGCTGCTTATGAATTGCTAAAAAGAGAACAGAGAATTAAGGCTAGTATTCTATTAGATCCTAGTTTCCATTTATTGACGACGAGTAAGGAAGAGGGAGTATCTGTTCCGTTATTGGTAGCTCGGCAAGAGAAATGCTCGTTTGAAGAACTGGAAAATGAACTCTCTCCAGACCTATTACCTTTGTTACTGAGTGGGTATGAGGCTTTGTTTGACTCGGATGATCTGAATAGTTCATTTATTAAACTAAACGGTGCTCATCATATGACTTTTAGCGATATTCCGATACATTACAACGAAGATGGGATAGAACACAAGCATTCCACTATGAATAAGTTTATCTCTGCTTTCCTTGAGGAGCATTTAAAGAAGGGAAAAAATAAATTTCATGAGCTGCTGAAAAATAAGATTAATGATGGAATTGATCAAGTAAATAGTAAGGGACATGTTATTTAAGGAGGGGACTAGAAATGTTCAGATAACACATGCCTTTAATATTTTATAGGTAGTTAGCAGTGAACGAGGAGGAATAACGCGTGGAATTAAATCATTGGTCCGAGGAACTTCATTCGTATGATTTATCAAATGAATATTCCATTCAAAAGGCTGAGCCCGAAGAATGGGGAGTATATTGTTCTGTCTATTATAATATGGCCTATACTGGATTTTTTAGAGAGGAAGGCTACTTCAATGTTTCGCGGAATAACTCTTTTTGGATTTATAAAGGAGAGTCAAAAATCGGTGGGGTAAGGATGGCACCCAATACGTTATATCATTTATTCTTTATGCCCCCATTCAATGATTCATTTGAGGTACTGAAACTTCTTAAAAGAATACTCATAAAATGGTCTGATGCAACTCAACGTATCAAGATATATGAAATTCTCCCCGATCAAGTACATTTATTTACGAGGGCTGGATTCTGGCCAGATGAGTTCAGATGTCGCTGGATGCAGCGCCCGACAGATCATTTCAATGTGCGTTGGGATCATGATTTTATAGTTAAGAGCCCCAAAATTATCGAGAATGAAACGGGTGCTAAGCAATACATTAATGAAGATGAAATTGCTCAGTGTGACTTTGAAAGCTTTGTAGGCGGTTTCGAAGCCTTACGCAGAAAGAAAACATCCCTTGAAGACTTTATCCCCAACGAAGAAGTCCATTATACCAATGAGGACCTAACTCAAGCTTCTACACTTGTTTATGATAAAGTTACTGGACAGCTCATAGCCAACTGTCGACTATGTTTGCAGGATAATCAAGCAGCAGTATACAGCATCGGAGTCAACCCCGCTTACAGAGGAAAAGGACTTGCTACACGAATGCTGCAAAGAGCCTTGACTGAACTTAAAGACAAGTATCCAGTTCTAAGGTTATATGTCATGGAAGGCAATGATGCCGAATCAGTTTATTTTAATCTTGGATTTGTTCCTGGCGTTCAAGAGATACAAACGATGTATATTCCTGTACATGAGTAGTCACAGTTAAATTAATCAACTATCAACCCGAGTGGATATTTTTGAATGGGGCAGCATCGCTGTTTTTAATCTCTCGGGTTTCTGTTGCTTGAGGAAAGGAAGGTTATTATTGGAGACTATCTTAATGTTGGTAGTGTCTTTGTTTCTTGGTATTTTTGTTGTGAAAATCGGAATGGATAATTCCAAGAGTAATCAGTACACCAAAGAAATATTGCAAGAATTAAGAGAGATCAAGGAGATTCTGAGGGAAGAACGATAAAGACAACATCGAGGAGGCGTTAAGGTGCTTTATGATTTAAAAGGCGAAGCCAATATGTCACCTGTTGTTGGGTTGTTATATTCTGCGGTTACAGAAAACAGCCAACGACTACAACGAATTACAGACGGTATGTCGCTAGAAGAAATTGATTATAAAGGACCTAATCACAATTTCAATAGTACCGCTCAATTAATAAAACATATCACCTACGTCGATCTGAATTGGGTTTATCGAATAAATGGCCTACCACTTCCTCAGACCTTAAAAGAGCAACATGGGCCCATGATTGATGAACATGGCAGACTTCCGATGGTTCAAGGGGTATCTTTGAGTATACTTATGTCAACATATGAAGGTGTCATAACCATGTTAAAGGACGCGTGTGCACAATTAACGGATGATGATTTAGCGAGGATTGTCACTTTTGGACATGAGAATGAGAAGCAGGCGACCATACGCTGGGGTATATGGCATATCGCTGACCACAGTCGTTATCACCAAGCTCACATTAATCAACTTCGAAGATGGTATCATGAAGCTCGCTAAAGAACGATAAGAAAGCGATATAGTGAATAATTTTAAGGTACAAAGAAGAGGTGAGGTTATGGGAAATTTATCTGAACTGAACCCTGTTAATGTTGAAGAAAACACGATATTTGAAATACAAGCTGCCATGGAAAAGGGGGAGCTTTGCTCAAGAGACCTGGTTCTGTATTACTTGTATCGTATTTCACAATATGACCAAAATGGGCCAAAGATTAATTCCGTGCTGGAAATAAACCCGGATGCGATTTTTATTGCGGAGGCCTTGGATGCTGAAAGGAAATCAGTGGGACCCAGAGGGGTTCTACACGGGATTCCGGTTCTGTTGAAAGATAACATAGAAACCAACGACAGAATGCATACAACTGCTGGAGCGCTAGCTTTGGAAACCCATATTAGTTCTAAGGATTCTTTTCTTGTGACTAAACTAAGGGAAGCTGGAGCAATCATACTTGGAAAAACGAATATGACAGAATGGGCAAATGGCATGTCTTCGGAGATGTGGGCAGGGTACAGCGCTAGAGGTGGACAAGTTTTGAATCCTTATGGCGATTTTTTTCCAGGGGGTTCAAGCACAGGTTCCGCTGCCGCGGTTGCTGCTAACTTTACGATGGTTTCCGTAGGAACGGAAACATCTGGCTCCATATTAAGTCCATCCATTCAGAACTCTATTGTTGGTATAAAGCCAACTGTGGGTTTAATAAGTCGTGCTGGAATAATACCGTTCTCACTCTCCCAAGACACTGCTGGTCCAATGGCAAGGACTGTAACAGACGCAGCAATTCTATTAGGGATACTTTCAGGAAGAGACGAGGATGATCCGGCTACTTGGAGAAATCCCCAATCTTCTGTAGACTACACCACATGTTTAGACCTCAATGGATTGAAAAATGCAAATATAGGAATCTTCAGAAAAGCCCCCCTTACACGATACCGTGATAACGACGAATACGATGAAGTTCTATTTGAGAATGTCGTAACCCAGATCAAAGAAGCTGGGGCTAATGTTATTGAAGATATAGATATCCCATCGTTTGACCGGCAGTGGGAGTGGAACAAGTTGAATAATGAATTTAAACATAACGTTGAACATTATCTGCAAAGTCTTCCATCACATTTACCTGTTCATACCCTCAGTGAATTAGTCGAATGGAACAAGCAAAATGCAGAAAGGGCTTTAAAATATGGGCAAAACCTTCTCAAACATAGAGGACAATTGGATAATCCATTAAATAATTCGAATTACATCTTGGAGTTAATAACGGATCTATATCATTCGCAAAATAATGGCATAGATTATGCTTTACATAACTTTGGACTGGACGCTATTGTTTTCCCTTCTTACGTTGGTGCTGATCTTTGTGCAAGAGCTGGGTATCCATCGATCGCTGTACCTGCAGGATATAAGGAAAGTGGAAGGCCATTTGGAATCACATTTGCAGGTAAAGCTTTTAGTGAATCAGTATTGATTCGTTTTGCCTTTGCCTTTGAACAGTTAACAGCTCATAGAAAAAAGCCGAACTTATAACTTATAAGACGTCTAGCAACTAACGTTGAAGTGAAGAAAATATGCAGCTAATCCCTCCAAATCGTTCAAAGATGCTTTTCAAAAATGTTTGCTAATGGACCGCGTGATAGCCTAGGGGCTGTGCAGCGGTTTTTTTGTTTCCAGCATTTAGTTTGTATGAAATCCGTTTTATTCATTTTCAACAATTGTGATCAAGAATACAGCAATATTGTTCAGATTAGATCGAAATAACTGTGATACAATTCATTGTAAAGCGCTATCATTGTAAATTATTAAACTATATTGCTTTTTATATTCTGGGAAGGGAGATCTTTATTGATGTTAACCATACACACCCCGACGAATATTGCTTTGCAGGAAAATGAAGTTTATGTGCGATCAGAAGCAGATAATTTTCAGGATGAATGGCCTGTTCATACGCATAATGGGTATGAGATTCATTATTTTATCCAAGGAGATGCGACCTTTTTAATCGGTGACCGAATCTATAAGCCGCTGCCTGGAGATATGTTTATATTCAGAGGGGGAGTGCCCCACCGGATTAATCCTTCAAGAGAAATCGTATACAAGCGAAGTTTTGTCAATTTTACGGAATTATTGCTTATGGACATGCTTGGTATCAGTCAATTGGATAATCTGATGTCCATATTCCGTCATCCTAATGGATTATTGGTGCATTGGTCCCTGGAGGAGCGGGAACACATCACAGGTATATTTAAGGGGATCAAGGAGGAGATGGATGCCCGAAATACAGGGTATAAAACCATGGTCAAATTGAGTCTTACCCAATTGCTGCTGCGGATTTACCGGAAAACGAACAGTGAGCGATCCGTCAATCCGATTTTATGTTCTTCCCAGAAGCAGACAAGCGTAAGCCGGGTTCTTCATTATTTAAACCAGAACTACACAGAGAATGTTTCTTTGGATGACTTGTCCAAAACACTCCATTTGAACAAATATTACATTTGTCATTCTTTCAAAGAGACGACGGGATATACCATAAGCAATTATGTCATACGCAAAAGGGTAGCAGAAGCCAAAAAATTGTTGCTGTCTACGGATGCACCGATTTTGTCCATATCAGAGACACTGGGCTTTAACACACCTGTGTATTTTAGCAGGGCTTTTAAACAATATGTGGGAGTATCGCCACAGTTGTTCCGTAAAAATGAATTGCTTAACGAAGCCAAAAATCATTAATCCCTTTCAAGGAGATGTTGATATGACAAAAAGAACAACGTTTAAGCTTAGCATCAGTGTTCTATTGACCGTACTGCTCATCATGCTGACTGCTTGCGGAAATTCAGGTACAAGTGCGAATGGAAAACAAGCAACCCTTGATTTCTTGTGGTTCTCTGACGGGAATGAAGGAGAAGTGATTAAGGAAATTATTAAAGATTACGAGCAGACCCATACCAACGTTAAAATCAATCTGATTGAGGTGGGCTTCAAGGATATCCAAACCAAATTGAAAACAATGTTATCTGGCGGAAAGCCGCCTGCTCTGAGTCGGGTCACGGATACGGGATCTTTTGCTAATCAGGCTGTTGACCTTACACCCTACGTGGACAATGCGGATCAATTCGAGGATCAATTTATCGACTCTCTCAAACCTTACTATGTTATGAATGACAAGCTGGTAGCTGCACCTATGGATGTCACAGCGAATGGATTGATTTATAACAAAACCTTATTTGATAAAGCAGGCGTCAAGGTACCTACTTCTCCCGATCAGGTATGGACGTGGGACGAATATATCGCTGCACTCAAACAGGTGATGGACAAAGGTGGAGCACGATATGGCATGGTATGGGATGTCACTCCGCATCGATGGTCCACTCTTTTGTACCAGAATGGTGGGAGCATCTTAACGGAGGATGGCAGTGCGGCGGCGATTAACAATGAAGCCGGAATCCGTTCCATGGAGATGTTCAAGCAGCTTCATCAAGATGGGATTATGCCTGAGTCGGTATGGCTCGGAGGGGAGAACCCGAATAACCTGTTCCGTTCCGGGACGGTAGCTACCCACTGGGCTGGCAACTGGATGATCAGCAATTACAAGGATATCACCGATTTCGAATGGGGTGTTACCTATATGCCGAAAGGAACACAACGTTCTTCCGTGCCGGGTGGGAAGTTTCTCATGGCTTTCAAAGGCAGTGGTTATGAGCAGGAAGCGGCAGAATTTATTGAATATTTAACGTCCAAAGAAGTCAATTCCAAATATAATGAGAAGTCGTTGTTTATGAGTCCACGGAAGGACAGCTCTGTGCTGAATTATGAATTTGGCAAGGAGATGTTTGAAATTTTCTCGGATGAATTGAAGAACAGTTCGCCTCTTGCAGCGAATGACTGGTCCAGGCAAACGCTTATATCCAAAATTTCAACGGATTTGAAAAATAATATTATGGACGTTCTGTCAGACAAGGCAACTCCTCAGGAAGCATTGGATCGAACGGCCAAGCAAATTAATGAAGTTATTGACAGTCAATAAAACGCAATAAAACGTAAAAGGCATATGGTTCATTCACACTCGGGGGCTTACCGATTCGGGTTAAGCCTCCCTTTCAATTAAACACATAAGAAAGGGGCAAGCAGATGAGTGAAGGACAACGATCAAACAATAGAACGCTGGCAAGGCAGAACAGGAAGCTCGTCATCGCTCCTTATCTGTTTATACTTCCCAACCTCCTGATTTTTGGCATTTTTATTGTCTTTCCCTCTTTATTGGGCCTGTACTATTCTTTCCATGTCTATGATGGATTGAACCCGATGAAGTTCAACGGGCTGGACAATTATATCAAGATTATGGGGGATCAGGAATTTTGGTCAACCATCGGACGAACGGGACTTTATGCAGCGATTGTTGTCCCGCTAATTTATGCAGCTGCATTAGGCATTGCATTGCTGCTGGCACGCGAGATTAGAATGCGCGGTTTCTTCCGAGCCATTTTTTACTGGCCGACCATGATTTCCTACATCATCGTAGGTTTGACCTGGAAGTGGATTTTTGGAGATTCGTTCGGCATTCTGAATCATCTGCTGACGATGGCAGGTGGGGAGCCAGTCGGCTTTCTGACCTCGTCCTTCTGGGCAAATACCGCTGTAATTGTTGCGACGGTATGGTCACGTGCTGGCTTTTTCATGGTCATTTTTATCGCGGGTTTGCAGGCCATACCTACAGATTACTATGAGGCTGCCCGCCTGGACGGGGCAACGGGAACCAAGGTGTTTCGCTATATTACCCTCCCACTGTTGAAGCCCACAAGCTTACTCGTTGTTATGCTGAGTCTGATTGACGCGTTCAAGGCCTTCCCACTTATGTTTGCGCTTACAGGCGGTGGGCCAGGCAAGGAAACCACGTATATTGTTCAATACATTTATGAGATTGGCTTTAACAGGCAGGAGCTTGGCCTCGCCAGCGCCATGTCAGTGATGCTGTTTATCCTCATTGGTGGATTCTCGGCGCTGCAATTCCGTCTATCGAAAGGAGGGGCTGTCTGATGGTAATGAAGCCTCTGGTCAAAATCGTCATCTACAGCATGTTATGTGTGGCCGCAGTGTTGTGGCTCCTGCCTGTTCTGTGGGTTGTGATTTCTGCCCTGAAAACGAATAGCGATCTGTACAGCTTTCCTCCCAAATTGTGGCCGGAGCCAGTCACCTTCGAACATTTCAAGGAGGCATTCAGGAAAGGCGATTTTGGCTTGTATTTTATGAATAGTACGATTGTAACTCTGAGCTCAACGCTGCTGCTGCTGCTGATCAATTCCATGGCAGGCTTTGCACTGGCAAAGTATCGCTTCCGCGGTAGCTCGATCATATTAATAGCTTTCATCTCAACGCTTATGATTCCGATTGAGGTCATTATGATCCCTATATTCAAAGTACTGAGCGCCCTCGGGTTATACAACAGCCTGCTTGCGATTATTATCCCGCCGGCGGCAACTCCGACAGGTGTATTCCTTATGCGGCAGTATTTGCTGACGGTTCCGGACGAGCTGCTGGAAGCTGCCCGGATGGATGGAGCGGGCGAATGGAAAATTTACTGGAGCATTATTCTTCCTATAGCAAAGCCTATTTTGGCTGTGCTTGCAATCTTCTCCTTCATGTGGAGATGGGATGATTTTGTTTGGCCGTTAATCGCGATCAGTGATCCATCCAAATAT includes:
- a CDS encoding carbohydrate ABC transporter permease, producing MVMKPLVKIVIYSMLCVAAVLWLLPVLWVVISALKTNSDLYSFPPKLWPEPVTFEHFKEAFRKGDFGLYFMNSTIVTLSSTLLLLLINSMAGFALAKYRFRGSSIILIAFISTLMIPIEVIMIPIFKVLSALGLYNSLLAIIIPPAATPTGVFLMRQYLLTVPDELLEAARMDGAGEWKIYWSIILPIAKPILAVLAIFSFMWRWDDFVWPLIAISDPSKYTIQLALSNFIGEYNVDWGSLLAMSVITMLPVLIVFMVFQRYFVSGMITSGMKG
- a CDS encoding carbohydrate ABC transporter permease — encoded protein: MSEGQRSNNRTLARQNRKLVIAPYLFILPNLLIFGIFIVFPSLLGLYYSFHVYDGLNPMKFNGLDNYIKIMGDQEFWSTIGRTGLYAAIVVPLIYAAALGIALLLAREIRMRGFFRAIFYWPTMISYIIVGLTWKWIFGDSFGILNHLLTMAGGEPVGFLTSSFWANTAVIVATVWSRAGFFMVIFIAGLQAIPTDYYEAARLDGATGTKVFRYITLPLLKPTSLLVVMLSLIDAFKAFPLMFALTGGGPGKETTYIVQYIYEIGFNRQELGLASAMSVMLFILIGGFSALQFRLSKGGAV